DNA sequence from the Sinorhizobium sp. RAC02 genome:
AATACGGCGCGCTCAATGCGGCGCTGACCCAGATTGGCCTTCTTGACAGCTACCGTTCATGGCTGGGCGAGCCGGGCACGGCAATGACGGCGCTGATCGTTGCCGATTGCTGGAAGAATTTTCCGCTCGTCGCCCTCATCGCGCTGGCTGCCCTTCAGGCCGTACCGCGCGACATCACTTCTGCCTCGCTGGTCGATGGTGCCGGCTCTTTCGCCCGCTTCCGTTTCGTCATTCTGCCCTATCTCGCCGGCCCGCTGATGGTGGCGCTCGTGCTGCGCACGATCGAGGCCTTCAAGGTGTTCGACATCATCTGGGTGATGACGCGCGGCGGCCCGGCCAATTCGACGCGCACTCTGTCGATCCTCGTCTACCAGGAAGCGTTCTCCTTCCAGCGCGCAGGCTCCGGGGCTTCGCTCGCCCTCGTCGTCACGCTCATCGTGACGGTGCTGGCGATCGGCTACGGCATGCTGGTGCGCCGCGCCGCCGGGAGTGCCACCTGAT
Encoded proteins:
- a CDS encoding sugar ABC transporter permease is translated as MSGTWMTTRAWLLMLPLLIIMLAVIGWPMIDTVRLSFTDAKLVGASGNFVGVDNYLKMLGSSNFQRALWATTWFAVVSVTAEMVIGVLAALLLNQQFYGRTVLRALLILPWALPTVVNATLWRLIYNPEYGALNAALTQIGLLDSYRSWLGEPGTAMTALIVADCWKNFPLVALIALAALQAVPRDITSASLVDGAGSFARFRFVILPYLAGPLMVALVLRTIEAFKVFDIIWVMTRGGPANSTRTLSILVYQEAFSFQRAGSGASLALVVTLIVTVLAIGYGMLVRRAAGSAT